A window of the Dyadobacter pollutisoli genome harbors these coding sequences:
- the galU gene encoding UTP--glucose-1-phosphate uridylyltransferase GalU, whose product MIRKAVIPAAGLGTRFLPATKSMPKEMLPIIDIPTIQYVVQEAVDSGIEDILIISGKGKRAIEDHFDRNVELESRLEEKEDLMWFNEMRRLADMANVHFVRQKEANGLGDAIYYARHHVGNEPFAVLLGDTIMDSVIPVTQQLMDTYEQYGGSVIAVEEVPANKVNRYGIVGGTSLSDTIIELNTLVEKPAIDLAPSNLAIAGRYILTPEIFNTIEQTPKGKNNEIQLTDSLLLLLKRENIYAHHIEGKRHDIGDKLDYLKTTVEFALKRKEFAEPFRKFLIDILNK is encoded by the coding sequence ATGATCCGTAAAGCTGTAATACCTGCTGCCGGGCTTGGTACCCGATTTTTACCGGCAACCAAATCAATGCCCAAAGAAATGCTTCCTATCATTGATATTCCTACCATTCAATATGTGGTTCAGGAGGCTGTCGATTCGGGAATTGAGGATATTCTGATTATTTCCGGAAAAGGGAAACGTGCTATTGAAGACCATTTTGACCGTAATGTTGAACTGGAGAGCCGTCTGGAAGAGAAGGAAGATTTAATGTGGTTCAATGAAATGCGCCGACTGGCCGACATGGCTAATGTCCATTTTGTGCGCCAGAAAGAAGCGAATGGCTTGGGCGATGCCATTTATTACGCACGTCACCACGTAGGTAACGAACCTTTTGCAGTACTGCTAGGCGACACCATTATGGATTCCGTAATCCCGGTCACGCAGCAACTGATGGACACTTATGAGCAGTATGGCGGCTCGGTGATCGCGGTGGAAGAGGTGCCAGCCAACAAAGTAAACCGCTACGGAATTGTGGGCGGAACGTCGCTGAGTGACACCATTATTGAACTAAACACACTGGTTGAAAAACCTGCGATCGATCTGGCACCGTCCAATCTGGCCATTGCGGGCCGGTACATTCTGACTCCCGAGATCTTCAATACCATTGAGCAAACGCCAAAAGGAAAAAACAACGAGATCCAGTTGACCGATTCATTGTTGCTGCTTTTGAAACGTGAAAATATTTACGCTCACCACATTGAAGGCAAGCGCCACGACATTGGCGATAAGCTTGACTACCTGAAAACTACCGTTGAATTTGCGTTAAAAAGAAAAGAATTCGCAGAGCCGTTCCGCAAATTCCTCATCGATATTTTGAATAAGTAA
- a CDS encoding mevalonate kinase family protein: MIIETRAYARAGLLGNPSDGFFGKTIAISVRNFGASISLYESPELHIESQPQDVSTFRSIFHLRDSVSMLGYNGGIPLIKAGIKKFGDYCEDNKIRLPNRNFTVRYRSSIPRQVGMSGSSAIVVALFRALMQFYKVEIPIEILPQLVMVTETEELGITAGLQDRVIQCYEGCVYMDFDKTMIEQKGHGKYERINPDLLPKLYVAYNTNLSKVSGKVHSDVRARYDRGESDVIDVLGQIAKKAEDGRSALLEGRSDDLHQLMNENFDLRCQIYNVPESNKRLINAARACGASAKFAGSGGTIIGIYRDDDMLNQLFVQLKKHNARVIKPFVV; encoded by the coding sequence TTGATTATTGAAACACGTGCTTATGCCCGGGCCGGGTTACTAGGCAATCCTTCTGACGGTTTTTTTGGGAAAACGATCGCTATTTCGGTTAGAAACTTCGGTGCTTCCATTTCATTATACGAATCTCCCGAGCTGCATATTGAGTCTCAGCCACAGGACGTGAGCACGTTCCGGAGCATTTTCCATCTCCGTGATTCGGTGAGTATGCTGGGCTACAATGGCGGGATTCCCCTTATCAAAGCAGGTATTAAGAAGTTCGGGGACTATTGTGAAGACAACAAAATTCGTCTTCCTAATCGCAATTTTACGGTTCGCTACCGCTCTTCCATTCCACGTCAGGTGGGTATGTCGGGTTCCAGTGCTATTGTGGTAGCATTATTCAGGGCATTAATGCAGTTTTATAAAGTTGAGATCCCGATCGAGATTTTGCCTCAGTTGGTGATGGTAACCGAAACCGAAGAACTGGGCATTACCGCCGGCTTGCAGGATCGTGTGATCCAGTGCTACGAGGGCTGTGTTTATATGGATTTTGATAAAACCATGATCGAGCAAAAAGGCCATGGCAAGTACGAACGCATTAATCCCGACTTATTACCTAAACTTTATGTCGCTTACAATACCAATTTGAGCAAAGTTTCAGGAAAGGTACACAGCGATGTTCGGGCCAGGTACGACAGGGGCGAAAGTGACGTGATTGACGTACTGGGACAGATCGCAAAGAAGGCAGAAGATGGCCGCAGTGCATTGCTGGAAGGAAGATCTGACGACTTGCATCAATTAATGAATGAAAATTTTGACCTGAGATGCCAGATTTACAATGTCCCAGAGTCCAATAAAAGACTGATCAATGCAGCTCGGGCTTGTGGTGCATCGGCCAAATTCGCAGGCTCGGGCGGAACGATCATTGGTATTTACCGTGATGACGATATGCTGAACCAGCTGTTTGTACAATTGAAAAAACACAACGCAAGGGTTATTAAGCCATTTGTGGTTTAG
- a CDS encoding YceI family protein, with the protein MATTKWVIDPTHSEIQFKVKHLVISTVTGSFKAFEGGVETDTEDFDGATVHFSADVDSIDTNQAQRDQHLKSADFFDAENHPKLSFSGKLSKKGDDSYKLNGDLTVKNVTKAIEFAVEYGGNMTDFYGNNKSGFEISGKINRKEFGLEWSAVTEAGGVVVGDDVKLIANVQVVKQ; encoded by the coding sequence ATGGCTACTACAAAATGGGTAATTGACCCAACACATTCCGAAATTCAGTTTAAAGTAAAACACCTTGTTATCTCTACAGTAACAGGTTCATTCAAGGCTTTTGAAGGTGGCGTTGAAACAGATACAGAAGATTTTGATGGTGCAACAGTGCATTTTTCAGCAGATGTTGACAGCATCGATACAAATCAGGCACAACGTGACCAACATTTGAAATCGGCAGATTTCTTTGATGCAGAAAACCACCCTAAACTTTCATTTAGCGGAAAATTGAGCAAAAAAGGAGATGACAGCTATAAATTAAATGGCGACCTGACAGTTAAAAACGTGACCAAAGCAATCGAGTTCGCAGTAGAGTACGGCGGAAATATGACTGACTTTTATGGTAACAACAAATCAGGTTTTGAGATCTCTGGTAAAATAAATCGTAAGGAATTTGGCTTGGAGTGGAGCGCGGTAACTGAGGCAGGTGGTGTGGTAGTAGGTGATGACGTGAAATTGATAGCCAATGTGCAGGTAGTGAAACAATAA
- a CDS encoding outer membrane lipoprotein-sorting protein, whose translation MSKLTHLKALVIVLLAGVMHSVAAQGLDEIIDKHIKAMGGADKLAKLESLKITAEMDVMNMKVPITTIIIQNKGFRSETTVQGMTVVQAVNGNTGWTINPMTGQTKATALPEEAVKSMAAETDLTGLFKYKEKGYVLTLDGEDEVAGAKVYKVTMTLKNGIQRINYISKDTFYILKIIVHLKMNGQDIMSENTQSDFRQVEGIYYPFTSEVSTSAMPGTKMTLKITDLTVNPKIDPAIFNMPE comes from the coding sequence ATGTCGAAATTAACTCATCTAAAAGCGCTGGTCATTGTTCTCCTTGCCGGAGTCATGCATTCGGTTGCCGCGCAGGGCCTGGACGAAATAATCGACAAGCACATTAAGGCAATGGGCGGCGCTGATAAACTGGCGAAACTCGAAAGCCTGAAAATCACTGCTGAGATGGATGTGATGAACATGAAAGTCCCCATTACTACCATTATCATCCAGAACAAAGGCTTCCGTAGCGAAACTACGGTACAAGGTATGACCGTGGTGCAGGCGGTAAACGGAAATACCGGCTGGACGATTAACCCGATGACCGGACAGACAAAAGCCACCGCATTACCCGAAGAAGCTGTGAAATCGATGGCCGCAGAAACCGACCTGACTGGACTTTTCAAATACAAGGAAAAAGGCTACGTCCTGACCCTCGACGGCGAGGACGAAGTGGCTGGTGCAAAGGTTTACAAAGTAACCATGACATTGAAAAATGGCATCCAGCGGATCAACTACATTTCGAAGGATACTTTTTATATTCTCAAAATCATCGTTCACCTGAAAATGAATGGACAGGACATCATGTCAGAAAACACGCAGTCGGATTTCAGGCAAGTGGAGGGTATTTACTATCCATTCACCTCCGAAGTTTCGACGTCCGCTATGCCCGGGACAAAGATGACATTGAAAATTACCGACCTTACTGTCAATCCAAAGATTGACCCTGCCATTTTTAATATGCCCGAATAG
- the atpG gene encoding ATP synthase F1 subunit gamma, which translates to MASLKEVRNRIVSVNSTQQITKAMKMVAAAKLRRAQDNIMQMRPYAQKLGEMLTTVSSGAESAVDSPLKTVRPIDKVLIVVVTSDRGLCGAFNTNIVKATLLLIEQKYAQQAAKGNVEIFAIGKKGAESLAKRGFVVNKTYMDIFGRLNFVNVKQAAEEVMKAFSDGRYDAVDLVYNEFKNVATQIIHTDRYLPIATEDKTKRTKKAEVNYIFEPTEEEILAELIPKSLKIQLYRAVLESNASEQGARMTAMDKATENAQDLLKELKLVYNRTRQAAITKEILEIVGGAEALKN; encoded by the coding sequence ATGGCGAGCTTAAAAGAAGTCCGTAACAGGATCGTATCCGTTAATTCCACACAGCAGATCACCAAAGCCATGAAAATGGTTGCAGCCGCAAAGCTGCGCAGGGCCCAGGACAACATCATGCAAATGAGACCTTATGCCCAGAAATTAGGTGAGATGCTTACTACTGTTTCATCAGGAGCAGAAAGTGCGGTTGACAGCCCATTGAAAACGGTTCGCCCGATTGACAAGGTCTTGATAGTAGTTGTTACTTCGGACCGTGGATTATGTGGTGCTTTCAATACCAATATCGTTAAAGCAACATTGCTGCTGATCGAACAAAAATATGCTCAGCAGGCAGCAAAAGGAAATGTGGAGATATTCGCAATAGGAAAGAAAGGCGCTGAATCTCTTGCAAAAAGAGGTTTTGTGGTGAATAAAACCTATATGGATATTTTCGGAAGACTGAACTTCGTGAATGTTAAGCAGGCTGCGGAAGAAGTCATGAAAGCATTTTCAGATGGTCGCTACGACGCTGTGGATTTGGTTTACAACGAATTTAAAAACGTTGCAACGCAGATCATTCACACAGATCGTTACCTGCCGATTGCTACAGAAGACAAAACAAAAAGAACAAAAAAGGCTGAGGTTAACTATATTTTCGAGCCGACTGAGGAAGAGATTCTTGCTGAATTGATCCCGAAATCGTTGAAAATTCAACTTTACCGCGCTGTTTTGGAATCCAATGCATCAGAACAAGGTGCTCGTATGACGGCCATGGATAAAGCTACTGAGAATGCTCAGGATCTTTTGAAAGAACTGAAACTGGTTTACAACCGGACTCGTCAGGCTGCGATTACGAAGGAGATTCTCGAAATTGTCGGTGGAGCAGAAGCTTTGAAAAACTAA
- the atpA gene encoding F0F1 ATP synthase subunit alpha yields MVSVRPDEVSAILREQLAGARSEAELEEVGTVLQVGDGVARIYGLSQVQAGELLVFENGLKALALNLEEDNVGAVLLGDFSDIKEGATVKRTKEIASVKVGDGIIGRVVNTLAEPIDGNGPILGELYEMPIERKAPGVIFRQPVTEPLQTGIKAIDAMIPIGRGQRELIIGDRQTGKTAVAIDTIINQKEYFDKGEPVFCIYVACGQKASTIKGIEATLRRYGAMDYTVIVAAGASDPSPMQFYAPFTGAAIGEFFRDTGRPALVIYDDLSKQAVSYREVSLLLRRPPGREAYPGDVFYLHSRLLERAAKIIADDTIAKNMNDLPPSLKGIVKGGGSLTALPIIETQAGDVSAYIPTNVISITDGQIFLESNLFNSGIRPAINVGISVSRVGGNAQIKSMKKVSGTLKLDQAQFRELEAFAKFGSDLDAATKLAIDRGRRNQEVLKQPQYAPVPVEQQVATVYASTKGLLDLVDVNRVKEFEKDFLTVLSGQYKETLLALRAGKLDNSVTDVIEKVAREVAVKYR; encoded by the coding sequence ATGGTATCTGTTAGACCGGATGAAGTTTCGGCCATCCTGCGCGAACAACTTGCAGGAGCTAGATCAGAAGCAGAGCTCGAAGAAGTAGGAACAGTCCTTCAGGTTGGTGACGGTGTTGCCCGCATTTATGGCCTTTCCCAGGTACAGGCAGGTGAGCTGCTTGTTTTCGAGAATGGCCTTAAAGCCCTTGCTCTTAACCTTGAGGAAGACAATGTCGGCGCCGTTTTGCTCGGTGATTTCAGCGACATTAAAGAAGGAGCCACTGTAAAGCGTACCAAAGAGATCGCTTCGGTGAAAGTTGGTGACGGAATTATTGGCCGTGTGGTTAACACCCTGGCTGAGCCGATCGACGGTAACGGCCCGATCCTTGGAGAACTTTATGAAATGCCAATCGAGCGTAAAGCTCCTGGGGTAATTTTCCGCCAGCCGGTTACAGAACCTCTTCAGACTGGTATTAAAGCGATCGATGCGATGATACCCATCGGACGCGGACAACGTGAGTTGATCATTGGTGACCGTCAGACTGGTAAAACAGCCGTTGCGATTGACACCATTATCAATCAAAAAGAATATTTCGACAAAGGCGAACCGGTATTTTGTATCTACGTAGCCTGCGGACAGAAAGCTTCTACCATTAAAGGAATTGAAGCTACACTTCGTCGCTACGGTGCAATGGACTACACTGTTATCGTTGCTGCGGGTGCATCAGATCCATCACCAATGCAATTTTACGCGCCATTCACAGGTGCTGCGATCGGTGAGTTCTTCCGTGATACCGGCCGTCCTGCGCTGGTTATTTATGATGACCTTTCAAAACAAGCGGTTTCATACCGCGAAGTTTCCCTTCTTCTTCGTCGCCCTCCGGGACGTGAAGCTTATCCGGGAGACGTATTTTATCTGCATAGCCGCCTTTTGGAGCGCGCTGCAAAAATCATCGCAGATGATACTATTGCCAAAAACATGAACGATCTTCCTCCATCATTAAAGGGAATCGTGAAAGGCGGTGGTTCATTAACTGCACTTCCGATCATTGAAACACAAGCGGGTGACGTTTCTGCCTATATCCCTACCAACGTAATTTCGATTACCGACGGTCAGATATTCCTTGAGTCCAACCTGTTCAACTCTGGTATCCGTCCTGCGATCAACGTAGGTATCTCGGTATCACGTGTGGGAGGTAATGCTCAGATCAAATCCATGAAGAAAGTTTCGGGTACCCTGAAACTGGATCAGGCACAGTTCCGTGAATTGGAAGCTTTTGCAAAATTCGGTTCTGACCTGGATGCTGCTACCAAGCTTGCGATCGACCGTGGACGTCGTAACCAGGAAGTTTTGAAACAACCTCAGTACGCACCGGTTCCTGTTGAACAGCAAGTAGCAACTGTTTACGCTTCTACCAAAGGCTTGCTGGATCTAGTGGATGTAAACCGTGTGAAGGAATTTGAAAAAGATTTCCTTACTGTTTTGAGCGGTCAGTACAAAGAAACTTTATTGGCATTGCGTGCAGGAAAACTGGACAATAGCGTCACTGACGTGATCGAAAAAGTTGCGCGTGAAGTTGCTGTAAAATATCGTTAA
- a CDS encoding FKBP-type peptidyl-prolyl cis-trans isomerase translates to MYRLEKTIVAVLVLGVLVTAQSTAQTIKKTAKPTATVKKTTAAPVKAAPTATVLKNQMDSLSAAIGVSFSNSLSSQGISNINTEILTKTINASLKGDKTTFSAEEANKFIGDYFQKAMEEKGAVVRVEGEKFLEENKKRTGVTTTASGLQYEVIKASDGPKPAATDKVKTHYHGTLTNGTVFDSSVDRGEPVEFPVNGVIKGWTEALQLMPVGSKWKLFIPYSLAYGERAAGPQIPAYSALVFEVELLEIVK, encoded by the coding sequence ATGTACAGATTAGAAAAAACCATTGTAGCAGTCTTAGTATTAGGAGTTTTGGTAACAGCACAAAGCACAGCACAGACTATTAAAAAAACAGCAAAACCTACGGCAACCGTAAAGAAAACAACCGCCGCACCAGTAAAAGCAGCACCGACTGCAACTGTACTCAAAAATCAGATGGATTCTTTGTCTGCGGCGATTGGAGTTAGTTTTTCAAATTCGTTATCTTCACAAGGAATAAGCAATATCAATACTGAAATCCTTACAAAAACTATTAATGCCTCATTGAAAGGGGATAAGACTACGTTTTCAGCGGAAGAAGCCAACAAATTTATCGGTGATTATTTTCAAAAAGCAATGGAAGAAAAGGGTGCAGTTGTACGTGTAGAAGGGGAAAAGTTTTTGGAAGAAAACAAGAAAAGGACCGGGGTTACTACCACAGCGAGCGGTTTACAGTACGAAGTGATCAAAGCCAGCGACGGCCCCAAGCCTGCCGCTACCGATAAAGTGAAGACGCATTACCACGGTACGCTGACCAATGGAACGGTTTTTGACAGTTCTGTGGACAGAGGAGAGCCGGTTGAATTTCCGGTAAATGGTGTAATTAAAGGATGGACAGAGGCGCTGCAGCTGATGCCGGTAGGATCTAAATGGAAATTGTTCATTCCCTATTCACTGGCCTACGGAGAACGTGCGGCGGGCCCTCAGATTCCAGCTTACTCGGCTTTGGTATTTGAGGTTGAATTATTAGAAATTGTTAAATAG